DNA from Macadamia integrifolia cultivar HAES 741 unplaced genomic scaffold, SCU_Mint_v3 scaffold1835, whole genome shotgun sequence:
TTTATTGGAGGAGGAAGATCTGGATTACACTAGTTAGAGAGTAAACGGATAGTTGAAAATCTAAATTCGATCCGCATTCATATATTCGTTTAGGGGTATCCATATTTGGTCAGaaaatatccaaatccaaacaCATCCGATTCGAATTTGATCTATATCCAATCCGTTTATATCCCTATTTGTTAGAGAATCTGATTGGATCACCGCAGATTGGGCGATCCAACAAATTGGAAAGTTTATGATCATATTATTAGTCTTTTATGAGGGTGTATGCGGCACTATCTTTTTGGTACTTCTAAGTCGTATTGTACAAGGTAAGTAAATTTTGATGGGCTGTGTTGTGGTCCGTCCGACTCGTTGGTCAGGATATGGATGAATTGAAGTACGAAGAGCTTATCCTCTAATATTCTTTCTTCTAATGTagaaaattgaataatttcTATTATAGAATTTAGGAAAATTACTAAACTTATCCTCATAAATACTCTGGATTATCTATTTAGCACCCATATCTTGACTTTCTATCTTTACGATGGAGAGAATTTTAGAAGTCGTGTTTCAAGTCTTCCCACATAAGATAAAGATTTACCAAAGGAAGAGATATAGATAGAAGTATAGAACACCGCCATCCTCAACTATAaattcctctctcctctcagTTCTTCAAAAAAGTTGATCGGATTGAGTTAATCAGACTCGGAATGGATTCTTGCAGTAACCAACAGAAGAAACATGGGATCATGGTTGAAGGTCAGGGAGGTGATGATCTTGAttcagtttcttcttctttggatgTTTCGAGCAGCTTGATTTCATCAACTCATTCAGATTTCTTGGACGATGCAACCACGACGACTGAGTCTTCTTcggcttcttgttcttcttcttctccgaaTCAGCTCTCCAGTAAAGGCCCTTTCTATGAGATGAACTCTCTCATGCAACAACTCCCTTTGAAgtaacccctctctctctctctctcctctctctctctctctctctaagatcAGATGAAACAtgtaataagaaaaaagaaaaggttacaGGATTAACATCCGTGTATACCTTGACAAATACATGAAACAGAGATTTAAAGTTCAGCATTGTAATCAGTAGAAAATCcccaaaatctaaaatttagAAATGAAACAGAAATCTAGGCCCGCAAagggcatctctctctctctctctctctctctctctctctctctctctctctctctctctctctctctctctctctctctctctgatattCTCTTGATGGGTTTTGCGGCAGAGGGTTATCAAagtactctctttctctctctctctctctctctctctgatattCTATTGATGGGTTTTGCAGGAGAGGGTTATCGAAGTATTTCCAAGGGAAGTCACAATCATtcacatctttatccaatgtgAGGAGCTTAGAGGACCTTGCCAAGCCAGAGAACCCATACAACAAGAAGCTCAAGTACTGCAAAAGCGATGAAGGATCGTCAGAAAGCCAGAAAACTTGCACTCCCAAAACCAGCTCAAAGATTATCACAAAGAAGTCTTCAACCAATTTAAGGATGAACATAAGTTTCTTGGGCAACAGAAGACCTCGACTTCCTCCACCAAAATCTAAtagtttttagaaaatagaagctATGTCATCATATCTACCCAAATATTCTTTAGATTAGATTACTAGCAATTTTATTTGTATCACTTTTTATCTGAAGCCTTAGACAAataattagatttttttaagggttttgacttttctctttttctagtCTTGTTGAGTACGTTACTTACATACCTGGATatcatttttttgttaatataGATGGACAATAACAAGATAATATTTCCAGTTTTCCATTGcttgattattttatttatttatttatttatttatttatttatttgtttgtgaACAAATAATTTATATAAAGAGAACAGAAATGAACGAACCTAAAAGAGGGATCCAAATCCCCTCCAGTGGTTGGTACATTTAGTATGGTATTCGATGGTTGGGAGGACCCAAGCACACATGCTCAGATCCATCACAGCCaagcacaactaaaaaaaattaattacaaaagaGGGATTAGGGAAGCAAAACAAATAGAAGCAAAGGCTATGGAAGGGGGTTCAGAAAACTGAATGGGAAGGTCCTATGCTAAGCCTATATGACGAAAGGATATATGTCGCCGGAAAGGATCATATGCCTCATCTCAAACTCGAtgaactttttttatttccttccttcttttctctcaagATTCATTTCATTTTAATCCAGTGAGGATCACATTCTCGTATGAGAATAGTTCTTGTACGTCCCTTGGTCAATACATAGATTTCAattactctctctcccattaGCACAGTTCTCCTAAGTTTGTGAAATATTCCACATGTAGACCAAGGGGTGTACAAGAACCAGTCTTGTACAATAATGGACTCGTTTTTATTTGGAGAGGGAATTTCACCTCCTATATATGTTTTGTTCTATGGAGAAATGGAAGAACAAACCCTagagatgggatgagtattGTCTTTTCATTGTTGCTACTGTTATTTTGTTTTAGTGAAAAGGTTACTGCTCAGTGATAGGAAAGGGTTCTACTAGGTCTTCCCTCATTGTGCCACAGACAAATTATGTGGTTATTTTNNNNNNNNNNNNNNNNNNNNaaaaaaaaaaaaaaaaattctcgataaaaatctgaaattttgaaacaccattttttcgtttaaaaactgcgttttgacacagaaattgaaattttcgtttttgacacgaaacgacgTTTTTGGAAcataaacgataccaaacggacccttaaaGTTCAGCATTGTAATAAGTAGAAAATCcccaaaatctaaaatttagAAATGAAACAGAAATCTGGGCCCGCAAagggcatctctctctctctctctctctctgatattCTCTTGATGGGTTTTGCAGGAGAGGGTTATCAAAgtactttctttctctctctctctctctctctctctgatattCTATTGATGGGTTTTGCAGGAGAGGGTTGTCGAAGTATTTCCAAGGGAAGTCACAATCATtcacatctttatccaatgtgAGGAGCTTAGAGGACCTTGCCAAGCCAGAGAACCCATACAACAAGAAGCTCAAGTACTGCAAAAGCGATGAAGGATCGTCAGAAAGCCAGAAAACTTGCACTCCCAAAACCAGCTCAAAGATTATCACAAAGAAGTCTTCAACCAATTTAAGGATGAACATAAGTTTCTTGGGCAACAGAAGACCTCGACTTCCTCCACCAAAATCTAAtagtttttagaaaatagaagctATGTCATCATATCTACCCAAATATTCTTTAGATTAGATTACTAGCAATTTTATTTGTATCACTTTTTATCTGAAGCCTTAGACAAATAATTAGATATTTTTTAAGGGTTTtgacttttctctttttctagtCTTGTTGAGTACGTTGCATACCTGGATatcatttttttgttaatataGATGGACAATAACAAGATAATATTTCCAGTTTTCCATTGcttgattattttatttatttatttatttatttatttatttatttttttgtgaacaAATAATTTATATAAAGAGAACAGAAATGAACGAACCTAAAAGAGGGATCCAAATCCCCTCCAGTGGTTGGTACATTTAGTATGGTATTCGATGGTTGGGAGGACCCAAGCACACATGCTCAGATCCATCACAGCCaagcacaactaaaaaaaattaattacaaaagaGGGATTAGGGAAGCAAAACAAATAGAAGCAAAGGCTATGGAAGGGGGTTCAGAAAACTGAATGGGAAGGTCCTATGCTAAGCCTATATGACGAAAGGATATATGTCGCCGGAAAGGATCATATGCCTCATCTCAAACTCGAtgaactttttttatttccttccttcttttctctcaagATTCATTTCATTTTAATCGAGTGAGGATCACATTCTCGTATGAGAATAGTTCTTGTACGTCCCTTGGTCAATACATTGATTTCAattactctctctcccattaGCACAGTTCTCCTAAGTTCGTGAAATATTCCACATGTAGACCAAGGGGTGTACAAGAACCAGTCTTGTACAATAATGGACTCGTTTTTATTTGGAGAGGGAATTTCACCTCCTATATATGTTTTGTTCTATGGAGAAATGGAAGAACAAACCCTagagatgggatgagtattGTCTTTTCATTGTTGCTACTGTTATTTTGTTTTAGTGAAAAGGTTACTGCTCAGTGATAGGAAAGGGTTCTACTAGGTCTTCCCTCATTGTGCCACAGACAAATTATGTGGTTATTTTGACTATTGGATAAAGAGGACACATTAACCACCCACCTGTATTACATGCATTGATGGCTATATCCATGCATGTCCaatggtattttggtcattattTTGCACTCTCACAACGTATAGATTTTTAATGCTTTATTTTACCATATGgttcaaaatttgatatgtgtgCATGAAACTCGTAGGCTCCATCTGGTATGCAGTCTTGagtgaaaatatattttcattctaaTTCCTATAATGAATTAAAAAAGGCATCGGTTTGGAATGTGCCAAGAAGCTagggggtgcaagtttggccctaacaGCCTAAACCTGCCCACGCCCGCCCTGAGCCAAAACAAGGCCTAGTTTAAGAATTTTGTACCCTAAGGGTTGGTTATAGTTAAAAAACACTAACCCCAGGTTAGGGTAGTGCTGGGCTTGGGTTAAGGTCTAGGCCCAGTCCGGccctaattttaatttattcatATAATTAATTTAGGGTAtcatcctatccttttattcaaaataatgaaatttgggtCATTTATTCTTATGTTTAGGTGACCTAAACATCTAATATTGTTTGCATTTCATAATTTCAATTGTATATTGatgatcatttgatctattggttttgtgtgtgtgtgtgtgtgtgtgtgcaaaaACATGGTCAATCAGGTTAGCCTGACCCTAGCAAAAATCAAGCTCaattagggtcgggttgggttggcatgagcccaacatggttgggttggttttgggttgagttttggggacctagtGTGGGactaggattttaagaaacctggTTCTATTTCACCCCTACAAGAAACCCATTTTGGGTTGTAAAATGGGCTTGTTCTCTCAACTCGAATGCGAGAAAATGAGTAAAGGTGCCACTTcaagaaaaatggattttagAGGCCATAGAAAACTACCTATAAATCATTCCTTTTAAGACGGTACGCCCATGAACGTTTCTATATATTGTGTTGCAAAACATTAGGAGTGTTTTTACTAATGTTGGTGTTAGAGCCCTTTAGTGGCGGTTTATTAACTTCACTATCAAACTAGCTCTAAAGCTACTTTTGAAGTGGTTTatagtcttttttatttttgttttcttttttgatagaaCTGGTTTCTAGTCATTGCTACATAAAAAGGAAGAGTTAtggagaaaagaatgctacccagTCGTAAGGTCTTATGCCCAGACACAGTGGTGGAAAAATGACCACCCCAGCCACCGCCCTTTGTCAGATGCTTGGGTGTGCAGTCCTATTGGCCCAGCGTGGGGGCCACACAAGCGGTTAGtgccctctctttttttttttttttttttttgtgattttctttgtAACCAAGAAGGTATAAACATAATTTGTAATCGTACTTTGTTTGCCCCCAAATATTGTATGTTTTTACTTCATTGGAAGGGCACATAAAGTAACTTACATGTCGAAGAAGGACAAGGATTTCAAGGCCTTTCCTAGTAGGCAACCTATGCAGTGAAGGCTCTAAGAGGAGTGTCCTTTCATGATTGCGAAAGTTGGTATTCAACGACCAATAGGCCATGAGATGCATTGAACCATCAAATACAGGGAAAGGCCAGAAAGCCGAACTAAATACCCTATAGCTACACAAGGGGGTTGCTCAGTTGGCAAATGTCAACACTTCTCCTCTCATTTAATGTCACACACCGCTCCCTCTAGGATACCAACCATGTGAATAAGATGCTTACTCGTCTTATATCTCTTCCCGGATCTTTGATCGTAGTACCTTAATCATCACAATCACAACATTACTAAACCATCTAAAATCATAGCAGCAGCAGTACAATATAGCGGAAtcatgtataacaatttgggggAACAACTAATGTTAATCATATTGCATAAAAAAAGTTATTCATTTCcacatttaccaaaatatacatataataaCCCACAAAATGTACCATCCAAAAATACGGCATCAGAGAAGACGACAGTCTAGCTATCGGCTCAAGGTGTGATATACACATAGGTATCACAAGCACAATCAGGATCTTGCTCCTTGGGCTCTAGTGTCCACCAGTCGCCACCATGCTCAGCCATAAAGGATGATGAGTGATCGGGTTGTAATTATTCATGAAATTGCTacttaattattaattttaatttgatgtGCATAATTAATTTGGCTACATAATGTAATATTTTATGCTTGCAAGGTTTTCAAGAGATGTGCAAGTGTTTGATTCTAAATGGATGGAGGTGATTCACTCTAGAAGCGAGGCCAAAGGATCAAAGGCAGAGTTGGAATtttcaagagaagaagagaataaaaaataaaataaaataaaataaaataaaaaggaaattgaggagagagagagaaccgtctCTCCCTATTTCACAtgcctctctcctcctccctctcctactttctctcacccttctctctccttgtccaAAATAGAATAGGAGTCCCCCTCTCCCACTTTTCCTAAAACATCTCCCCTATCTTCTGTCATCTCTTACTCTAATCGTTCCCACTCTTTTCTCCCATTCATGATCTCTCTTTTGCTCTCTCTTTTGGACTCTCATCCTCTAGGACACACGCATccctatccctctctctctctctctctctctctctctcttttccatatttttctcccaTACCTATGGTTTTGATCTCACCTTCTACAATCCATTGCCCATGATTTCTCTCCTATATAttttatctctctccctctccttcttctttcctaatcaaattccatctctttacCATCACAcacatctctccctctctcctatATATCCCTCTTGGTCCTTCTCTTTGGGGACACTCTTCACACTCGTTCTCTAGGAATTAGGGCTGCCTTTTTCATATCAACCCCTCACACACATTTCACACACATCATccattgcttcttctttttttttttaatggttctcccttcttcttggaTTGCACCTTCTTTGGGATGGATTTACCTAGACAGTAGCATGCACAAAGATCATTGCCATTGTGCCGAGgttccatcaccaccatcatcattgcTGCTTTTTGTTCATTCGCACCATGAGTGGCTAAGTCCTCTTTCTATATAGGTTTAgatgaaattttaatttatttttatttaatttctggttGGACTCACACTTGATTGTTTAATGCTAAAGCCTCCTTCtcattgtggatgatttttaatGGTTAAATTAGTTTAGAATATTTGTTTCTGTGATTCAGCTATTCTATTCAAACAATGgtattttatgttgatttttggcaTACACTAACAATAgcctttaaccaatcaaactaagCATGCTGAGCAAAAGCAATAGACGATGGTTTTTGATAGAATAGGTTATGCTTAGGGTCGCCAGAGATTAGATTTGTGTGGTTGCATTGAAGTTTGGAGTTTCAGTGAACCGAAGTATGAACCAAAGATTAGTAGTTATACCACATTAGATTCGAGACTTTAGgatatcttcttctctttaattCTTGTTCTTGTTAATTGGCTTACTTAGTTTTAATTTGAATTCTGAATTTTATTTACCTCAATATTAGTAAATTTAGCCTTCTAGTTCTCTATGGGTTCGACCCCTTTCTTACCACTATATCTTATAgtttagttagggtttattCTAATTCATCCACGACAATGATCAATGTGTCATTGCCCAATGGCAAGATAG
Protein-coding regions in this window:
- the LOC122064951 gene encoding uncharacterized protein LOC122064951 isoform X2, coding for MDSCSNQQKKHGIMVEGQGGDDLDSVSSSLDVSSSLISSTHSDFLDDATTTTESSSASCSSSSPNQLSSKGPFYEMNSLMQQLPLKRGLSKYFQGKSQSFTSLSNVRSLEDLAKPENPYNKKLKYCKSDEGSSESQKTCTPKTSSKIITKKSSTNLRMNISFLGNRRPRLPPPKSNSF
- the LOC122064951 gene encoding uncharacterized protein LOC122064951 isoform X1; amino-acid sequence: MDSCSNQQKKHGIMVEGQGGDDLDSVSSSLDVSSSLISSTHSDFLDDATTTTESSSASCSSSSPNQLSSKGPFYEMNSLMQQLPLKRGLSKYFQGKSQSFTSLSNVRSLEDLAKPENPYNKKLKYCKSDEGSSESQKTCTPKTSSKIITKKSSTNLRMNISFLGNRRPRLPPPKSNSF